Proteins encoded by one window of Candidatus Sulfotelmatobacter sp.:
- a CDS encoding FlgD immunoglobulin-like domain containing protein: YDAVYNAGNSHCVFAEQCWWGANNGPNDPSATPDVCNASVGPTNLGNGDPVTNNVDYTNFATNGLINPLIGDVSLNGRVLAYDASLIYQSLVSLITLNPLQTTLADVTGNGTVTGLDGSTILQWVAGLIRAFPANFNRAGHVRPDALAPAINVSEPGTFHLSLGDPEQIGGEWRVPVIADGSAPIFALELRLTGAGAASLSGFDPADGGRVMEANNVKDGEGLVAMGAAEALTPGVIGTLRFTPAGAWQAPQLAWGRVNETVIGPASPPAQLVPSFTSLALPRPNPARRSVAFQLGIAANEAGQPASVEIVDVSGRRVRSLSSGALGAGVHPLSWDLTDQRGAPVRAGIYLVRAHVGRFDAVHRIAVVR, encoded by the coding sequence TCTACGACGCGGTCTACAACGCCGGCAATTCGCACTGCGTGTTCGCCGAGCAGTGCTGGTGGGGCGCCAACAACGGCCCCAACGACCCGAGCGCGACCCCCGACGTCTGCAACGCCAGCGTGGGCCCGACCAACCTCGGCAACGGTGATCCGGTGACCAACAATGTCGACTACACCAATTTCGCCACCAATGGGCTGATCAACCCGTTGATCGGCGACGTGAGCCTGAACGGCCGGGTGCTGGCCTACGACGCTTCGCTCATCTATCAGTCGCTGGTGTCGCTGATTACGCTCAATCCGCTCCAGACCACGCTCGCCGACGTGACCGGCAACGGCACCGTGACCGGGCTCGACGGCTCGACGATCCTGCAATGGGTGGCTGGCCTGATTCGCGCGTTCCCGGCCAATTTCAATCGCGCCGGTCACGTGCGTCCCGACGCGCTGGCGCCGGCGATCAACGTCTCGGAGCCCGGTACGTTCCATCTCTCGCTCGGCGATCCCGAGCAAATCGGTGGTGAGTGGCGCGTGCCGGTGATCGCCGACGGAAGCGCGCCGATCTTCGCCCTCGAGCTGAGGCTCACGGGCGCGGGCGCCGCGTCGTTGTCCGGTTTCGACCCGGCCGACGGCGGACGAGTGATGGAAGCGAACAACGTGAAGGACGGCGAAGGCCTGGTGGCCATGGGTGCCGCCGAAGCGCTGACGCCAGGAGTGATCGGAACGCTTCGCTTCACCCCCGCCGGCGCCTGGCAGGCGCCGCAACTCGCCTGGGGGCGCGTCAACGAAACCGTGATCGGCCCGGCGTCCCCGCCGGCGCAGCTGGTGCCGAGCTTCACCTCGCTCGCGCTCCCGCGCCCGAATCCGGCGCGGCGATCGGTGGCGTTCCAGCTCGGCATCGCGGCCAACGAGGCCGGCCAGCCGGCTTCGGTCGAGATCGTGGACGTGAGTGGGCGCCGCGTGCGCTCGCTCTCGAGCGGGGCGCTCGGCGCGGGAGTGCATCCGCTTTCGTGGGATCTGACCGATCAGCGAGGAGCGCCGGTCCGGGCCGGGATCTATCTGGTGCGCGCGCACGTGGGTAGGTTCGACGCCGTCCATCGAATCGCGGTCGTCCGCTGA